A window of Glycine soja cultivar W05 chromosome 2, ASM419377v2, whole genome shotgun sequence genomic DNA:
AACTTCTTAgccttataattatataaaatgtaaatttaattgtataataaaacaatatctaattaaaagagaaatttgACATTCGTTATctttaagaaaaaacattaaaaattatttattatatttttcgaagtaaattattcattatattttaatataaaaattatttattatattaaaatataaaattgtaaatatttttaaataattataactttaattatatgcataatattttttttgagaaaatatgCATAATATTTGTTAACCAGTGCCTTAACCATAATCGTTAACATATCATGATTCtttcggtaaaaaaaaaaatatatgatgattctttttacttcttacgtgaataaaatatgaattttggaTAACAAtatgaggattttttttaaaggaatatGAACAAGTTATACACCACtacattcaaatatatattttttccgcATTTACgcagataaaataataattatttatcgtaaaaaattattattattattattatttgatttgtttatatcttatttttctaaaaagaaaaaagaaaaatcttatttGAATCAAATATCTGATCTGGAGATTCTGAACTGCTTACGTTGGCTTAGTTTGCACTTTGCACAGGAgagttttatttgttatttttgaaaACTATCCTACGTGTAGACTTGTTATTGGATCGATGACTTATATTGTCCAATCACAGACTGACACATGAGAAAAGCGGAAGGTAGAGCAACGACGCCGTTTCCAGTTTCAGCAAAACACACAGTTGagattaaaaagcacaacttgGTGTGTCGTGTTGTGTTTcatctccatctttttcttcaaattcCCGTGAAGAGACACTCAGAAAGGTATCTATATATCTATCTACTATCTTTTGATTTTCTGGATCCGTGTTTTTGAGATGAGTGTATGAATTTACCGATTGTTTTTCAGATGAGGTTATCGTTGAGGCATGCTTTGGTGTTTGTGTTAATCGGGGCGTTGTGGAACTTGCAAAGGGCAGAGGGTATCCGATTTGTGATAGACAGAGACGAGTGTTTCTCCCATGATGTGAAGTACGAGGGTGACACTGTTCATGTCTCTTTCGTTGTTATTAAGGCTGATTCTCCCTGGCATTACGGCGACGAAGGTGTCGATCTCGTGGTATGTTCTTTTAAACTCCATCTCATTCCATGTTGCCGCTTTTATTTTCGGCTTCTTTACTCTCAATGGGAACCACTAATACTCAACGTTTCTTTCTTGTGCACTTTTTAAGGGTATTCATATATATGCTATTTGCTATTTGCTATTTGCTATTGTTGATAGgaatttctttcaaaattctGTTTAGGGGAGATGGAAGGGAGTAGAACCATTGGTACATGAATACAAAGAAAACCAACAATAATTGCTTTCTCTTACGCCTTCCTGTTGGCTTATTGCTTTAGGGTTTGTTATTGCAACAAACCATCAATTTCATCTTTGAAATCTTACCCTCGCTCTCTCCTAAATGATCCTAATGTGAAAAAACTATGTAAGTAATTTCCCAGGCATTTGAAAACATGCTAAGTAGTCACCACAAATATTAAAAGGCCCTTCAAATTGGTCTCtgaattttactaaaaatacaTCACCTCTGATTTTCTGTGCTATTCTTCACTATAACCATGaaacttttatttgtttctacATCTCGGGATCCGTTTTTAAGCTTAAACTAAACCCCATTCtggaaatttaaattcattgaCCATGGTCCTTGAAGCTAAAATTATGTTTGTCGAACACCTAATGAAGAAAGGGTTAAGAGATAACTTCACTGTGCAAAACAGTTAAGAGTTTTTAAAGCAAAAGTGTATGTTTGTCAAACACCTAATGAAGCAAAAAGTTTTATCAATGATTAGGAGATAACTTCACTGTTCAAAACAGCAGTTCTTTAATTTAGAGAAGGATGAGTACTTATGGTCATAGAGATGTTGTGCATTATATGTAGCAATTTTCATGTATCaccttttacatttacaattatatataaatggtCCACATTCAGATAgttatatttgtaattttgttctACTTACACAGTTGATAGGAATACCCTTTCTTTGAAattatcttttcttcctttttccttAATACTCTACCTGATCATATGTTGGAATCTCATTACACCACAATGTAAGAATTTCAGGTAAAGGGACCTTCTGGCGAGCAAATTCAAGATTTTCGGGACAAGACCAGTGAGAAGTTTGACTTTGTGGCTCACAAATCCGGGGTCCATAAATTCTGCTTCACCAACAAGTCTCCTTATCATGAAACTGTCGATTTTGATGTACATGTTGGTCACTTCTCTTACTTTGAGCAACATGCAAAAGATGGTAATGCCTCTTCTATGAGGTCCACTTGtatttgctgttttttttttttttaatgtaaaacacTGCTCTTTTAAGTTACATGGAAGTCTAAAAAATGAGAGAACTTTCATTGAAACTTTTTGTGACTGTCTGCAGAGCATTTCACCCCCTTGCTGGAGCAGATTGGGAAGTTGGAGGAAGCTCTATATAACATTCAGTTTGAACAGCATTGGTTAGAGGCTCAGACAGACCGCCAAGCAATAGGTATTATTTATGGTTTACTTTTCTGTTTATCTCACAATTTACATTTTTCTGTGCATAAAATCTTTCATACCCATCAATACATATTACTCGTGTTAAAGGTAAAACCCTAGTTTATGTATGCCATCTTGTTTTCTATTCTTGATACCATTTAATATGAACTAATGTCCCAACATGTGATCATCCTAATTTATTCAGCTACCATACCAAAAGAGACCACCCTGTTGAGAACATTGCTTCCTATCTCTTTGACAATGTTCACTGTTGAGAACATTGATTCTGGTGAAATGTTTCGAACAGAAAAACTAATACACTAAGCATCTTAGTTGATAAAAGCTACAAACTTGTTTCTTCCTTCTATTAACTCTTCTTGACTGCGGATGCAATATGGTGTTATCTTATGTCTGGAATGCAGTGAACGATGCAATGAGCAGAAGAGCAGTACACAAGGCAATTTTTGAATCAGCAGCACTGATTGGGGCTAGTGCGCTGCAAGTCTACCTTCTGCAGCGATTGTTTGAACGAAAGTTGGGTACCTCAAGAGTTTAGAGCTACGAAAATGTTGAGAATCTGTAACAGTACAAATGAGAATGTTCTTTTAAACTTTTCTCCGTTGTCATCACATGGATATTTATACAACTAGTTGTTCAATCCTACTCATAATACATGTGAAAAGATGCCATTTAATGTTTATTATAGTTGATACTTGATTTCCGGTAAAGACTAAAATATGACAGGCTACGTCAAAGCTCCCACCATGCCCTATTCATCTTTTTGTCGTAAATGAGAAGTgctataacatattttttaacactttttttaattattcaaaatttattgaaattacaaaatcaagAGAAAATTAGTAAATATGATGTGAAATTTATCaaactttgttatttttaataaacttcAATGATAGAGTGGGCTTTTAAAAGAGTGTGTATGTAGCATTTTTCTATTATAAATATATCCTTCACTTCATGGCTCCTGATTAAGCTGTTATGGCTTAAGAGAAATTGATATGTACTTTGTGAGCAAAATCTCTCTCTTATTATCATTTCCCTTTTAAGATTAAAACGATGGTTAAATGTGAGTTGCCGTAGTAACCTACATTCTCAAGTCGCTCCATATTTTAACGGGAATATATCTTTAACTCTATCCAGTATTTAAGAACTTATTATCGCTTAGTACGAGAGAAGTTATTATTGACGATTGGCACATACGTAACAGGAAAATTTCACGATGCGCCccttaaatttgaatcaaagtattatgtaaattaaatttcaatttcaactttctatgattatgattttgtttaccGTGTGACTCGAAAGAGATGTATTATAAAACAGTAAATCCaacaagaaatataaaatagtaCGCAGCAGGTGGAATAAATAAGAATATAGTTATACACAAATATCAAACTCTACTGTAAAGTGGAAACAATACAGAGAGAAGTGTATGATGCAATAATATTTGTATCCTAATAAAGCCCAAGTACGGACACTAGGTATAGATATATGAGAAGAGATTCCAGCAGGAgccatcatatatatatatatatatatagctccAGATATGAACAACTTAACTATCTTACGTTTCGGACCTCTTCATGATTCTGCAGATGTGTTTATACAGCAAAACCATTTTTTCTGCAATGAATAAAAAAGTAACGTAAGGATTGAGCATGAAGCAATGCAAGAAGTGTGTTGACGAAGGTAATTAACTTACATAATGGGACTTGCCAAGAACGACTTGAGGGGGGTTgcattttgttgtgttattatGATTTGGGGGAAAGTGGATCTTATTAGCACCAGTCTTTCTCTCATTCCTGGCTTTGTTGAAGATTACTGAGAAATCCTGAGCTGCTGATGGATTATTCACATCCCAGTCCCCAAACTTAGGTAATGCTCTACCCCTCTCCTGCACGTACGTATATatgtattcaatttcaaatattaattaatgcaattgcatgcatgcatgccTACGTACCGCCATGGTCGATCGCTAGCTGCAGAAGAGAGGGAGGAATTGAACGATATATATGGCTTTGGCTTTAACTCAATATATGATGTTGGTTGAT
This region includes:
- the LOC114403744 gene encoding transmembrane emp24 domain-containing protein p24beta2-like isoform X1, translated to MNLPIVFQMRLSLRHALVFVLIGALWNLQRAEGIRFVIDRDECFSHDVKYEGDTVHVSFVVIKADSPWHYGDEGVDLVVKGPSGEQIQDFRDKTSEKFDFVAHKSGVHKFCFTNKSPYHETVDFDVHVGHFSYFEQHAKDEHFTPLLEQIGKLEEALYNIQFEQHWLEAQTDRQAIVNDAMSRRAVHKAIFESAALIGASALQVYLLQRLFERKLGTSRV
- the LOC114403744 gene encoding transmembrane emp24 domain-containing protein p24beta2-like isoform X2, which encodes MRLSLRHALVFVLIGALWNLQRAEGIRFVIDRDECFSHDVKYEGDTVHVSFVVIKADSPWHYGDEGVDLVVKGPSGEQIQDFRDKTSEKFDFVAHKSGVHKFCFTNKSPYHETVDFDVHVGHFSYFEQHAKDEHFTPLLEQIGKLEEALYNIQFEQHWLEAQTDRQAIVNDAMSRRAVHKAIFESAALIGASALQVYLLQRLFERKLGTSRV
- the LOC114372219 gene encoding protein NOI4-like → MAERGRALPKFGDWDVNNPSAAQDFSVIFNKARNERKTGANKIHFPPNHNNTTKCNPPQVVLGKSHYKKWFCCINTSAES